A region from the Desulfobaccales bacterium genome encodes:
- a CDS encoding nucleoside phosphorylase has translation MSQPSPLPVNAAGRYYHINCGPGDLAPYILTAGDPARIRRLARRLEAVRVRRANREFVTLTGTYRGIPVSLMATGIGPDNTAIAMIEASACVAPATFIRLGTSGGLQEFISPGDLVITAQALRDEQTSAYYAGPEVVARAHPQVLAALTQAARELGAPHHVGLTCTAADFYAGQGRVVPGFPCREPDKVARLQAQGVLNLEMEMSVYLTLAQVSSLGLRAGGVCTVVAHRLTGQALFGGRRRAQAEARLLDVGLRALEILYLQDRAGG, from the coding sequence ATGAGCCAGCCATCGCCTTTGCCGGTGAATGCCGCCGGCCGCTATTATCATATCAATTGCGGCCCCGGGGACCTGGCGCCTTACATCCTCACCGCCGGGGACCCGGCCCGCATCCGGCGGCTGGCCCGGCGGCTGGAGGCGGTGCGGGTGAGACGGGCCAACCGTGAGTTTGTGACCCTCACCGGCACCTATCGGGGCATCCCGGTGAGCCTCATGGCCACCGGCATCGGGCCGGACAACACCGCCATTGCCATGATTGAGGCCAGCGCCTGTGTGGCCCCGGCCACCTTCATCCGCCTGGGCACCTCCGGCGGCCTGCAGGAGTTCATCTCCCCCGGGGACCTGGTCATCACCGCCCAGGCCCTGAGGGATGAGCAGACGAGCGCCTACTATGCCGGCCCGGAGGTGGTGGCCCGGGCCCACCCCCAGGTGCTGGCGGCCCTGACCCAGGCCGCCCGGGAACTGGGGGCGCCCCATCATGTGGGCCTCACCTGCACCGCCGCGGATTTCTATGCCGGGCAGGGGCGGGTGGTGCCGGGCTTTCCCTGCCGGGAGCCGGACAAGGTGGCCCGCCTGCAGGCCCAGGGGGTGCTTAACTTGGAAATGGAAATGTCAGTCTACCTCACCCTGGCCCAGGTCTCCTCCTTGGGCCTGCGGGCCGGGGGGGTGTGCACGGTGGTGGCCCACCGGCTCACCGGCCAAGCCCTCTTCGGCGGCCGGCGCCGGGCTCAGGCGGAGGCCCGCCTGCTGGACGTGGGCCTGCGGGCCCTGGAGATCCTCTATCTCCAAGACCGGGCGGGCGGCTGA